The genomic window TCAATCAGGACGCCTTAAAAATATCCCTCAGCGTTTAAGGCTAACGGAAGTGGCTGAGCGTGTACTCGACAAACTGATCGGTCGTTATGATGTGCGACGAGTCTGCTTAGATCTGCCTGCTGGCTTGCCAGCAGTTTGGGCAGACCCGGACCGTCTGGAGCAGATCTTCACTCATCTGATTGACAACGCTCTGAAGTACTCCGAAGAAGGTACCCCTGTTAAGGTGCGGGGTCAACTAGATCCAGAGGATGAGGAGCAGATTCGCATTAGTGTCAGCGACCAAGGAATTGGCATTGCCCCGGAGCACCTGGAGCAGTTGTTCCATCGATTCAATCGGGTTGACAGCCCATTGACACGGCAGCGGGAGGGAACAGGGCTAGGCCTATACATCACCAAAGCACTGGTGGAAAGCCTGGGCGGCGCGATTCAGGTGACCAGCTGCCTCAGCCAGGGCAGTACATTTACTGTTTGCTTGCCTGCGGCTCAGGTTGTTCCTCAGGCCGATCTGCTAACTGACGAGCAAGGCAGCGAAGCCTTGCCTCGTTCACCGGGTGGGGTGAGTGCACGCTCCTGATCCGGCAGGGGGCAGGAGTACCTCCTCAGACCATGCTGTAAACGATGGGACAGGAGCCAGACTGGAGCTGACCAGTGGTTCCACAGATCCAGTTGCAGCGGCGGCTCCAACCACTGCCCAAACTGACGATCTAGAAACTTGGGTACAAGCTAAATTGGCCCAGCCCGAACCCTGGGCTTTGCTTTACTGCGACCTTCAGTATTTCAGCCTCTACGAGCAGCTCTATGGGGTTGTGGCTGGTAAGCAAATGCTGCGCACTTGGTCGGCAATCATTGAGCAACAGGCTGCCGCAGCCCCTACCGGTTGTTTGCCTCTGGGTGGCGATGAGTTTCTGGTATTCACGCCGTTAGCCACTGGAGTCAGCACCGCCAGCGCCATTGCGGCGTCCTGGCAGTCAGTAAGTTTGCAGTTTTACACGCAGCAAGATCGGCGGCGCTCATTTCTAATTGCCACAGACCGGCGGGGTATCAGTGGCCGGTTCCCGCTGGTGCAGGTCAACATCGGGGTGGTGTTAGGCCCTCTAAGTGCGGCTAGCACGACTGCCACGCTGTTTTCGACGGCCATCAAAGCAAATCTTTTAGCCCGTCAGCAGAACAATCGGCAACATATTGCAGTCCTACCCACACAAGCCGAGCCAGAACTGCCTGTGCTTGCGCCTGAATCTACGCGAACTGAAGCCATGCGAACTCCTCGCATTTTAGTAGTAGAACCAGACGCGGCTCTAGCGTTTCTGCTACAAACCACTTTGGAAATGCGGGGCTACTGGGTCACTGTTACCAGTTCAGCTCGGGAGGCTCTGTCACTCTGCCGTCAACCTCAGCAAGTTCCTGATCTAGTAATTATTGATTTGTTTGAGCCAGGGCAGGTTCAAGGTCTAGAGCTGTGTCAACTGTTCAGCAGTAACCCCGAGTTTGAGAATATCTGTCGGGTTGCGACCGTCAGTGATGCTGATCGAGAGGACGTGCTCAATGCTGGGGCTGATCTATTTGTGCCCAAGCCATTTGAAATTCATGATCTTCTGCATTGGATTGACCGGTTAGTGCAGCTCAAGGCCCAAGTTGTCGATTTACCAGGAATTTGGCCATCCTCGCATTTGGCTCATCCCATTGGTCATTAGATCCCCAGGGGTCCTCAGAGCCTAAGGGGGCAAGGGGACTGGCGAACAGTTGGAGATCCACGGAGAGATCTCACAGGCGAAGTTTTAACGCAGCAGGGATGCCCCTCCTGAATACTGCGGTTAGAATGAGGCACATCGAGCCGCGAACCTGCCTTGACTGCCACTCGCTTCCGCCACTCGCGCCTCATGATCGCGGTATTGCCGGATGAAGCCTCTGCGATTCAGGCTTATCGATTGCTGCAACAATACGGCATCTCACCAGAGAACCTTGCTGTGGTTGGCGAGGGCTATAGCCCACCCGAGCATGTAGGCCTCGTAGACCCAATACAA from Leptolyngbya sp. FACHB-261 includes these protein-coding regions:
- a CDS encoding cell wall metabolism sensor histidine kinase WalK, whose translation is MDYERRLLNCLPVGVILTDAQGTICCCNEVLASLMGLSVDQIEGQSLFTWWPELADLTGTRPSLPYRRSDDWLSFRVRVQDWDASHQSSDSASPSLAQLLRVWTFQAEASRELEQTQADFIATVSHELRTPLTSIKGFVDTLLNSRSQLGEVQLDRFLRIIKSQANRLTYLVEDILTVSRIQSGRLKNIPQRLRLTEVAERVLDKLIGRYDVRRVCLDLPAGLPAVWADPDRLEQIFTHLIDNALKYSEEGTPVKVRGQLDPEDEEQIRISVSDQGIGIAPEHLEQLFHRFNRVDSPLTRQREGTGLGLYITKALVESLGGAIQVTSCLSQGSTFTVCLPAAQVVPQADLLTDEQGSEALPRSPGGVSARS
- a CDS encoding response regulator, which produces MHAPDPAGGRSTSSDHAVNDGTGARLELTSGSTDPVAAAAPTTAQTDDLETWVQAKLAQPEPWALLYCDLQYFSLYEQLYGVVAGKQMLRTWSAIIEQQAAAAPTGCLPLGGDEFLVFTPLATGVSTASAIAASWQSVSLQFYTQQDRRRSFLIATDRRGISGRFPLVQVNIGVVLGPLSAASTTATLFSTAIKANLLARQQNNRQHIAVLPTQAEPELPVLAPESTRTEAMRTPRILVVEPDAALAFLLQTTLEMRGYWVTVTSSAREALSLCRQPQQVPDLVIIDLFEPGQVQGLELCQLFSSNPEFENICRVATVSDADREDVLNAGADLFVPKPFEIHDLLHWIDRLVQLKAQVVDLPGIWPSSHLAHPIGH